A part of Primulina eburnea isolate SZY01 chromosome 10, ASM2296580v1, whole genome shotgun sequence genomic DNA contains:
- the LOC140803585 gene encoding alpha carbonic anhydrase 1, chloroplastic-like, producing MAVALFSLTLTLLIVNSFATYTLQAADHPLQFTYSGATGPEKWGSLNPKFSLCATGESQSPINIVEDQAVVNKNLKPLLRSYHPVNGTLTDVRFTVVVEYPEDSGWMNVDGKKYALKQMHWHSPSEHRINGKRFAAELHMVHVSEDGRVAVLGYLFKYGHPDPILGQIHKILNELAYEESAQLKLVPFHPAVLKENPRKYYKYIGSFSAPPCTENVIYIIVGKVRSISRDQVQALKAPLDIQCKNNARPYQPLNGRHVELYANHNRPN from the exons ATGGCGGTGGCTTTGTTCAGCCTTACACTCACTCTGCTCATTGTCAACTCATTTGCTACTTACACACTGC AGGCTGCTGACCATCCCCTTCAGTTCACATACTCTGGAGCCACCGGCCCTGAGAAATGGGGAAGCCTTAATCCGAAATTCTCCTTATGTGCAACTGGGGAATCCCAATCACCAATCAATATTGTGGAAGACCAAGCAGTTGTGAACAAGAACTTGAAGCCATTGCTCAGATCATACCATCCTGTAAATGGTACTCTGACTGATGTTAGATTCACTGTTGTG GTAGAGTACCCAGAGGATTCGGGGTGGATGAATGTAGATGGCAAGAAGTATGCCTTGAAACAGATGCATTGGCATTCTCCTTCTGAGCATAGAATTAATGGAAAGCG ATTTGCGGCCGAGCTTCATATGGTGCACGTTTCCGAAGATGGAAGAGTTGCAGTGCTCGGATACCTTTTCAAATATGGACATCCCGATCCCATTCTTGGGCAG ATACATAAGATATTGAATGAATTGGCATACGAAGAATCGGCACAGCTGAAGCTGGTCCCGTTTCATCCGGCTGTGTTGAAGGAAAATCCTCGCAAGTATTACAAATACATTGGCTCCTTCAGTGCCCCTCCATGCACGGAAAACGTAATCTATATCATCGTTGGAAAG GTGAGATCAATATCAAGAGATCAGGTACAAGCACTCAAGGCACCATTGGATATACAATGCAAGAACAATGCCAGGCCTTATCAGCCTCTCAACGGAAGACACGTGGAGCTATACGCCAATCACAACCGTCCAAattaa
- the LOC140842622 gene encoding uncharacterized protein At5g03900, chloroplastic-like, with protein sequence MASMSISYFIVSPKSHFFALTSKPLKPSQFHYFAPLKSPVIPRGRRLRCGKAFVSLITASSGNGSGSTDADVVTTSASRPGGRVESDKLPKDVRERAMAAIDSSGRRVTIGDVASKAGLKLSEAQKALQALAADTNGFLEVSDEGDVLYVFPKDYRSNLVAKSFRIKFEPLLEKGKMAAEYLVRVSFGTALIASIVLVYTTIIAIVSSNREEDNRGRRGRSYDSGFTFYLSPTDLFWYWDPYYYRRRRVRDGDGGMNFIESVFSFVFGDGDPNQGIEEERWKLIGQYIASNGGVVTADELAPYLDLDTTDNKDDDSYILPVLLRFDGQPEVDEEGNILYRFPSLQRTAAPQRSERKGYVGKKWADWVGGVEKFFNEKMWQFSKTTASERAMVIGLGGLNLFGVIILGSMLKNMTVEPRGFISFVSEIFPLLQIYAGSFFAIPLIRWFLVQNTNSKIVERNQAREQRAKALESPDLSLRRKLLSARDMAQKTFIGQDRIVYSTERDLFDQDYETSDWDRRFKEIERSE encoded by the exons ATGGCATCCATGTCCATCTCCTACTTTATTGTTTCTCCAAAGTCCCACTTCTTCGCCCTTACCTCTAAACCGCTTAAACCTTCCCAGTTTCACTATTTTGCGCCGTTGAAATCGCCGGTTATTCCTAGAGGCAGAAGGCTCCGGTGTGGAAAGGCCTTTGTTTCTTTAATTACCGCTAGCAGCGGCAACGGAAGTGGGAGTACTGATGCTGATGTCGTGACTACGTCTGCTAGTAGGCCCGGTGGCAGAGTTGAGAGTGATAAATTGCCTAAGGATGTTAGGGAGCGGGCTATGGCTGCCATTGACTCGAGCGGGAGGAGAGTTACGATTGGTGATGTGGCAAGCAAGGCGGGACTTAAGTTGAGTGAAGCTCAAAAGGCTCTTCAGGCTCTCGCTGCGGATACAAATGGGTTCTTGGAG GTGTCGGATGAAGGTGAtgttttatatgtgtttccaaaGGATTATCGATCCAACCTTGTGGCTAAGTCATTTAGGATCAAGTTCGAACCTTTACTGGAGAAGGGAAAG ATGGCGGCAGAGTATTTGGTGAGGGTTTCCTTTGGGACAGCACTGATTGCGTCCATTGTTCTTGTGTATACCACGATAATAGCAATAGTTTCGAGCAATCG AGAGGAGGACAATCGTGGAAGAAGAGGAAGATCCTATGACTCGGGTTTCACTTTTTATTTGAGTCCGACTGATTTGTTCTG GTATTGGGATCCGTATTATTACAGGAGGCGAAGGGTAAGAGATGGTGACGGTGGGATGAATTTTATTGAATCG GTCTTCTCCTTTGTATTTGGGGATGGAGATCCCAATCAAGGTATTGAAGAAGAGAGGTGGAAGTTG ATTGGACAATATATAGCTTCAAATGGTGGTGTTGTTACTGCTGATGAATTAGCTCCATATCTCGATCTGGACACTACTGATAATAAG GATGATGATTCGTACATATTACCTGTGCTGCTACGATTTGACGGTCAGCCAGAAGTAGATGAAGAG GGGAACATTTTATACCGTTTTCCGTCCCTACAACGCACTGCAGCTCCCCAGAGGAGCGAGCGGAAGGGATATGTCGGCAAAAAATGGGCTGACTGGGTTGGTGGAGTTGAAAAGTTTTTTAACGAAAAGATGTGGCAATTTAG CAAAACTACTGCTTCAGAGAGGGCCATGGTGATTGGTCTTGGTGGACTTAATCTATTTGGGGTTATAATTCTTGGTTCCATGTTGAA GAATATGACAGTTGAGCCAAGGGGTTTCATATCATTTGTTTCCGAAATATTTCCCTTACTTCAG ATATATGCTGGGTCTTTCTTTGCAATTCCGTTGATACGGTGGTTTTTGGTTCAAAATACAAACTCCAAAATTGTCGAGAGGAATCAAGCCAGGGAACAGCGTGCAAAGGCACTCGAATCACCTGATCTCTCCTTGAGGCGAAAG CTTCTGAGTGCTCGGGACATGGCTCAGAAGACATTCATAGGACAGGATCGAATTGTTTACAGCACTGAGAGGGACCTTTTCGATCAAGATTACGAGACCAGTGATTGGGACAGAAGGTTCAAAGAGATTGAAAGGTCTGAGTAA
- the LOC140842623 gene encoding LOW QUALITY PROTEIN: 1-(5-phosphoribosyl)-5-[(5-phosphoribosylamino)methylideneamino] imidazole-4-carboxamide isomerase, chloroplastic-like (The sequence of the model RefSeq protein was modified relative to this genomic sequence to represent the inferred CDS: deleted 2 bases in 1 codon), whose protein sequence is MNQNLIQNPSLKLMIPRDQAFEAIILKSCLLRATPLWNTKPTALITPDGKQKLIHAAPRLLSSPPKLVIKCGVRFRPCIDIHKGKVKQIVGSTLQDSKEEDPNLITNFESDKLATEYAKMYRDDGLTGGHVIMLGADPLSISAAIEALHAYPGGLQVGGGINSSNALSYIDEGASHVIVTSYVFHNGEIDFERLKELASVVQKQRLVLDLSCRKKEDRYAIVTDRWQKFSDVFLDQKVLDILANYADEFLVHGVDVEGKRLGIDEELVALLGKYSPIPVTYAGGVTCISDLERIKIAGMGHVDVTVGSALDIFGGNLAYKDVVTWHSQQQALIV, encoded by the exons ATGAATCAGAATCTAATACAAAATCCAAG TTTAAAACTCATGATTCCTCGTGATCAGGCTTTTGAAGCAATTATATTGAAGTCGTGCCTG CTTCGAGCAACTCCATTGTGGAACACTAAGCCCACCGCTCTGATTACTCCTGATGGGAAGCAGAAATTGATCCATGCCGCTCCTCGTCTGCTCTCCA GTCCTCCAAAACTAGTAATCAAATGTGGGGTTCGGTTTCGCCCTTGCATTGATATACACAAG GGAAAAGTGAAACAGATTGTTGGATCCACTCTTCAAGATTCTAAAGAAGAAGATCCGAATCTTATCACTAACTTTGAATCCGATAAGTTAGCAACAGAATATGCTAAAATGTACAGGGATGATGGGCTTACTGGTGGCCATGTCATCATGCTTGGAGCTGATCCGTTGAGCATATCAGCAGCCATTGAAGCTTTACATGCTTATCCTG GTGGTTTGCAAGTCGGAGGTGGTATCAATTCAAGTAATGCTTTGAGTTATATAGATGAAGGAGCAAGCCATGTTATTGTTACGTCT TACGTATTTCATAATGGAGAAATAGACTTTGAAAGGCTAAAGGAACTTGCCAGTGTTGTGCAAAAACAGAGACTTGTGTTGGATCTTAGTTGCAGAAAGAAG GAGGATAGATATGCAATTGTCACAGATAGATGGCAGAAGTTCAGCGATGTATTTCTTGATCAAAAAGTGTTGGATATCCTGGCCAATTATGCTGATGAGTTTCTGGTCCATGGAGTTGATGTTGAAGGCAAAAG GCTGGGAATCGATGAAGAGCTTGTGGCTTTGCTTGGCAAGTACTCACCG ATTCCGGTGACCTATGCTGGTGGAGTTACTTGCATTTCTGATTTAGAGAGGATCAAAATAGCAGGAATGGGACATGTTGATGTTACCGTCGGCAGTGCTTTGGATATTTTTGGGGGTAATTTGGCTTACAAGGATGTAGTCACTTGGCAT TCTCAGCAGCAGGCCTTGATAGTATGA